In a single window of the Micromonospora sp. WMMD1155 genome:
- a CDS encoding PaaX family transcriptional regulator C-terminal domain-containing protein, protein MQARSALFDLYGDHLRPRGGRAPVAALVKLLAPLGIAPPAVRTAVSRMVRQGWLEPLRLVSGPGYSITPKAARRLDEAAARIYRTGRVTWDGRFDLLVLEAPGSRRDRQRLAANLSFLGYGTLDEQTWVATRPADDVDLLLAEAGIRFERFTAAHHAGTPGAMGVVRRAWNLTEIGHAYERFVADQRPLLAAVTVRSSDEEAYATRFRLVHAWRTFLFRDPQLPPALLPERWPGTAAASFFDRHAARLRPAADRYVEQCLDSGNRLVRQKGR, encoded by the coding sequence ATGCAGGCACGGTCGGCACTCTTCGACCTGTACGGCGACCACCTCCGTCCGAGGGGTGGCCGGGCACCGGTCGCTGCCCTGGTCAAGCTACTGGCACCGCTGGGAATCGCACCGCCCGCCGTTCGCACCGCCGTGTCCCGGATGGTGCGCCAGGGTTGGCTCGAACCCCTCCGGTTGGTCTCCGGACCGGGATATTCGATCACACCGAAAGCAGCGCGCCGACTCGACGAGGCAGCGGCGCGGATCTACCGGACCGGCCGGGTCACCTGGGACGGCCGATTCGATCTGCTGGTGCTGGAGGCACCCGGCTCCCGACGGGACCGGCAGCGGCTCGCCGCCAATCTGAGCTTCCTCGGCTACGGCACGCTCGACGAGCAGACCTGGGTCGCCACCCGCCCGGCCGACGACGTGGACCTGCTCCTCGCCGAGGCCGGCATCCGCTTCGAGCGGTTCACCGCCGCGCACCACGCCGGCACCCCCGGCGCCATGGGCGTGGTCCGGCGCGCGTGGAACCTGACCGAGATCGGCCACGCCTACGAGCGGTTCGTCGCGGACCAGCGTCCGCTGCTCGCGGCGGTCACCGTACGCAGCAGCGACGAGGAGGCGTACGCGACGCGGTTCCGACTCGTGCACGCGTGGCGTACGTTCCTCTTCCGGGACCCGCAACTGCCCCCGGCGCTGCTGCCCGAGCGTTGGCCGGGCACCGCCGCGGCCAGCTTCTTCGACCGGCACGCGGCACGTCTGCGTCCGGCCGCCGACCGGTACGTCGAGCAGTGCCTCGACTCCGGCAACCGCCTCGTACGACAGAAGGGTCGTTAG
- a CDS encoding enoyl-CoA hydratase-related protein: MTEPLLVDRTDAVVTLTLNRPTAMNALDVALKEALRDTLAQLETDRSCRAVVLAGAGGSFSAGQDLREHVATLESSASDPLGTVRAHYNPIAARLANLPKPVIAAVRGMAAGAGASLAFLADIRIGGPTTSFLMAFAKVGLAADTGASWTLPRLVGHAKAVELLMLAEPVRAEEACRLGLLNRLTDDDEQVLPTAQELAARLAAGPTIAYGAIKRQLSIADAGTLADALAAEAQAQSICGATADHRASTLAFVAKQKPVFEGR; the protein is encoded by the coding sequence GTGACCGAGCCGCTGCTGGTCGACCGGACCGACGCCGTCGTCACCCTCACGCTGAACCGGCCCACCGCGATGAACGCCCTCGACGTGGCGCTCAAGGAGGCGTTGCGCGACACCCTGGCGCAGTTGGAGACCGACCGGTCCTGCCGCGCGGTCGTGCTGGCCGGTGCGGGTGGGTCGTTCAGCGCCGGTCAGGACCTGCGCGAACACGTCGCCACCCTGGAAAGCTCCGCGAGCGACCCGCTGGGCACCGTGCGGGCGCACTACAACCCGATCGCCGCCCGGCTGGCCAACCTGCCCAAGCCGGTGATCGCCGCGGTCCGTGGAATGGCCGCCGGGGCCGGCGCGTCGCTGGCGTTCCTCGCCGACATCCGCATCGGTGGTCCGACCACGAGTTTCCTGATGGCCTTCGCCAAGGTCGGCCTCGCCGCCGACACCGGCGCCTCGTGGACACTGCCTCGACTGGTCGGCCACGCCAAGGCGGTGGAGTTGCTGATGCTGGCCGAGCCGGTCCGCGCCGAGGAGGCCTGCCGGCTCGGGCTGCTCAACCGGCTGACCGACGACGACGAGCAGGTGCTGCCCACCGCCCAGGAGTTGGCCGCCCGCCTCGCCGCCGGGCCCACCATCGCGTACGGGGCGATCAAGCGGCAACTCTCCATCGCCGACGCCGGCACCCTCGCCGACGCCCTCGCGGCCGAGGCGCAGGCCCAGTCGATCTGCGGCGCCACCGCCGACCACCGGGCGTCCACGCTCGCCTTCGTCGCCAAGCAGAAACCGGTGTTCGAGGGACGCTGA
- a CDS encoding DUF1800 domain-containing protein: MSDREAVAHLLRRATFGPTADEVDAAERAGPAATLDRLLDPGRADRGAAATPPPTLAPDPYAALTKESTREQRQKANAERREQLQQVTGWWLDRMVAAEDGLTEKLLFFWHGHWATSAQKVKSAGTMLGQLDTLRRHGRGPLGPLVAAMVRDPALIIWLDGQKNTRKAPNENLARELMELFTLGIGNYTEADVKAGARALTGWLVDRQTGVARFEAKRHDPSEKTILGQTGRFDAPAYAGLLAAQPTAATFVAGRLWFRYAGTEIPAPGGLAGADTVATLRAIFSSPAFAQTRGTLVKQPVEWLVGALRQLGIRPKELPEQQRKQLLAGLNALDQVPLRPPSVGGWPAGAAWLTTSSLQARLRTAGMLAAATAPTVLARLTAAPAAGRPDALARLLVVDGWGPRTRAALTPLAGEPRKLLAAGLVSPEYTVS; this comes from the coding sequence ATGAGCGATCGTGAAGCGGTGGCACACCTGCTGCGCCGGGCCACCTTCGGTCCGACCGCCGACGAGGTGGACGCGGCCGAGCGGGCCGGGCCGGCAGCGACGTTGGATCGGCTGCTCGACCCGGGTCGGGCCGACCGGGGGGCGGCGGCCACCCCGCCGCCCACCCTGGCCCCGGACCCGTACGCCGCGCTGACCAAGGAATCCACCCGGGAGCAGCGGCAGAAGGCGAACGCGGAACGCCGCGAGCAACTCCAGCAGGTCACCGGATGGTGGCTGGACCGGATGGTGGCCGCCGAGGACGGGCTGACCGAGAAGCTCCTCTTCTTCTGGCACGGGCACTGGGCCACCAGCGCCCAGAAGGTCAAGTCCGCCGGGACGATGCTGGGCCAGTTGGACACGCTGCGGCGGCACGGGCGGGGGCCGCTGGGCCCGCTGGTCGCCGCGATGGTGCGCGACCCTGCCCTGATCATCTGGTTGGACGGGCAGAAGAACACCCGCAAGGCACCGAACGAGAACCTGGCCCGCGAGCTGATGGAGTTGTTCACCCTCGGCATCGGCAACTACACCGAGGCGGACGTGAAGGCCGGGGCGCGCGCCCTGACCGGCTGGCTGGTCGACCGGCAGACCGGCGTGGCCCGCTTCGAGGCGAAGCGACACGACCCCTCCGAGAAGACCATCCTCGGGCAGACCGGGCGGTTCGACGCTCCGGCGTACGCCGGGCTGCTCGCCGCCCAACCCACGGCCGCGACGTTCGTGGCCGGTCGGCTCTGGTTCCGCTACGCCGGCACCGAGATCCCGGCACCGGGCGGCCTGGCCGGCGCGGACACCGTGGCGACACTGCGCGCGATCTTCTCGTCCCCGGCGTTCGCGCAGACCCGGGGCACGTTGGTCAAGCAGCCGGTGGAGTGGCTGGTGGGCGCGCTACGGCAGCTCGGCATCCGCCCGAAGGAGCTGCCCGAGCAGCAACGCAAACAACTGCTGGCCGGTCTGAACGCGCTGGACCAGGTGCCGCTGCGACCGCCGAGCGTGGGCGGCTGGCCCGCCGGAGCGGCCTGGTTGACCACCTCGTCGTTGCAGGCCCGGCTGCGGACGGCCGGGATGCTCGCCGCCGCCACGGCGCCGACGGTGCTGGCCCGACTGACCGCCGCCCCCGCCGCCGGCCGTCCGGACGCGTTGGCCCGGCTGCTGGTGGTCGACGGCTGGGGCCCACGCACCCGGGCCGCCCTGACGCCGCTGGCCGGTGAACCCCGCAAACTGCTGGCCGCCGGCCTGGTCAGCCCCGAGTACACAGTCAGCTGA
- a CDS encoding DUF1501 domain-containing protein, protein MDTVTRRRFLVTSGVIGAGALAAGAGAYTMRDLLETSGDRDPEARTLVLVTLYGGNDGLNTVIPYGDPAYRAARPELAYPDSEVRRLDDDFGLNPALEGLHQRWSKGGLAIVRGVGYPKPDRSHFRSMDIWHTAQPDRPGNTGWLGRWLDRAGGDPRLAVSFEPALPPLLAGAQSAGAAVPVTDRKAAKGLPAQTLTAFEAAEPGESAARARAAACFADLRSVDEMIREVRDSDDPDLADADGEQAPATATGGAKTPLDAQLDLVAQCVEAGVSTRVFSVSLGGFDTHADEKQLQAVLLGQLDRALTGFAERMSRTEAGRKVVVAVYSEFGRRVRANASDGTDHGTASDVLLLGAGVRGGWHGAAPSLTDLDDGDLKFTTDFRDVYATLLERVLDTDPGPVLADWKGRLDKLF, encoded by the coding sequence ATGGACACGGTGACCCGACGCAGGTTCCTGGTGACCAGCGGTGTGATCGGCGCAGGTGCGCTGGCCGCCGGGGCCGGCGCGTACACGATGCGGGACCTGCTGGAGACCAGCGGCGACCGCGATCCAGAGGCCCGCACGCTGGTGCTGGTGACCCTCTACGGCGGCAACGACGGCCTCAACACGGTCATCCCGTACGGCGACCCGGCCTACCGGGCGGCCCGCCCCGAGCTGGCGTACCCGGACTCGGAGGTGCGGCGACTGGACGACGACTTCGGCCTCAACCCGGCGCTGGAGGGTCTGCACCAGCGCTGGTCGAAGGGTGGGCTGGCGATCGTGCGCGGGGTCGGCTACCCGAAGCCGGACCGCAGCCACTTCCGGTCGATGGACATCTGGCACACCGCGCAGCCGGACCGGCCGGGCAACACCGGGTGGCTGGGGCGGTGGTTGGACCGGGCAGGTGGCGACCCCCGACTGGCGGTCTCCTTCGAGCCGGCGCTGCCACCGCTGCTGGCCGGGGCGCAGAGCGCCGGTGCCGCGGTGCCGGTCACCGACCGGAAGGCCGCCAAGGGGCTGCCGGCGCAGACACTCACCGCGTTCGAAGCCGCCGAGCCGGGTGAGTCCGCCGCGCGGGCCCGGGCCGCCGCCTGCTTCGCCGACCTGCGCTCGGTGGACGAGATGATCCGCGAGGTCCGCGACTCCGACGACCCGGACCTGGCGGACGCGGACGGCGAGCAGGCCCCGGCGACCGCCACCGGCGGGGCGAAGACCCCGCTGGACGCCCAACTGGACCTGGTCGCACAGTGCGTCGAGGCGGGAGTGTCCACGCGGGTCTTCTCGGTGTCGCTCGGCGGTTTCGACACGCACGCCGACGAGAAGCAGTTGCAGGCCGTCCTGCTGGGTCAGCTCGACCGTGCGTTGACCGGGTTCGCCGAGCGGATGAGTCGCACCGAGGCGGGGCGGAAGGTGGTGGTCGCGGTCTACTCCGAGTTCGGCCGTCGCGTCCGGGCCAACGCCTCCGACGGCACCGACCACGGCACCGCGTCGGACGTGCTGCTGCTCGGCGCGGGCGTCCGCGGCGGCTGGCACGGGGCAGCGCCGAGCCTCACCGACCTCGACGACGGGGACCTGAAGTTCACCACCGACTTCCGGGACGTCTACGCCACGCTGCTCGAACGCGTGCTGGACACCGACCCGGGCCCGGTCCTCGCCGACTGGAAGGGCCGACTGGACAAGCTCTTCTAA
- a CDS encoding DNA-3-methyladenine glycosylase I: protein MTDLVIGADGLARCAWGSSTPDYAVYHDTEWGRPLHGDDALYERMTLEAFQSGLSWLTILRKRPAFRLAFDEFHLPTVAGYDDADVARLLADAGIVRNRAKIEAAIANARAALEVPEGLSALLWSFAPERRPARPASFAELAPITAESTAMAKALKKRGFRFVGPTTAYALMQATGMVDDHIVGCHVTLPPAA, encoded by the coding sequence GTGACGGACCTGGTGATCGGTGCCGACGGGTTGGCTCGCTGCGCGTGGGGGTCGAGCACCCCCGACTACGCCGTCTACCACGACACCGAGTGGGGGCGGCCCCTGCACGGCGACGACGCGCTCTACGAGCGGATGACGCTGGAGGCGTTCCAGTCCGGGTTGTCCTGGCTGACCATCCTGCGCAAACGTCCGGCGTTCCGGCTGGCCTTCGACGAGTTCCACCTCCCGACCGTCGCCGGATACGACGACGCCGACGTGGCCCGGCTGCTCGCCGACGCGGGCATCGTCCGCAACCGGGCCAAGATCGAGGCGGCGATCGCCAACGCCCGTGCCGCCCTGGAGGTGCCGGAAGGGTTGTCCGCGCTGCTCTGGTCCTTCGCGCCGGAGCGCCGACCGGCCCGCCCCGCCTCGTTCGCCGAGCTCGCACCGATCACCGCCGAGTCGACGGCGATGGCCAAGGCCCTCAAGAAGCGCGGCTTCCGGTTCGTCGGGCCCACCACCGCGTACGCGCTGATGCAGGCGACCGGCATGGTCGACGATCACATCGTCGGCTGTCACGTCACCCTCCCACCGGCGGCATGA
- a CDS encoding sterol desaturase family protein codes for MKEFPDVIAWSIPAFVLLIVLERVSYLLHRDDDEVGYGAADTATSLAMGLGSIFTDLLWKVPIAAAYALLYALTPLRVAEIWWTWPVILLAQDFCYYWSHRGHHVIRILWASHVVHHSSERFNLSTALRQPWTGLTSWVFYIPLILAGVHPAVVAFCGSVNLLYQFWIHTERIEKLPRWYEAVFNTPSHHRVHHASQGGYLDRNFGGILIVWDRLFGSFAPERERCVYGLTKNVGSYNPLRVAFHEYASIARDLRAAVTWRHRAGYLFRAPGWQPVPGVVRAAGPARPDGRTSSAPG; via the coding sequence ATGAAGGAGTTCCCCGACGTCATCGCCTGGTCGATCCCCGCCTTCGTGCTGCTCATCGTGCTGGAACGGGTCTCCTACCTGCTGCACCGCGACGACGACGAGGTCGGCTACGGCGCCGCCGACACCGCGACCAGCCTGGCGATGGGTCTGGGCAGCATCTTCACCGACCTGCTCTGGAAGGTGCCGATCGCCGCCGCGTACGCGCTGCTCTACGCGCTCACCCCGCTGCGGGTGGCCGAGATCTGGTGGACCTGGCCGGTGATCCTGCTCGCCCAGGACTTCTGCTACTACTGGTCCCACCGCGGCCACCACGTGATCCGGATCCTCTGGGCCTCGCACGTGGTGCACCACTCATCCGAGCGGTTCAACCTCTCCACCGCGCTGCGCCAGCCGTGGACCGGGCTGACCAGTTGGGTCTTCTACATCCCGTTGATCCTGGCCGGCGTACACCCGGCGGTGGTCGCGTTCTGCGGCTCGGTCAACCTGCTCTACCAGTTCTGGATCCACACCGAGCGCATCGAGAAGCTGCCGCGCTGGTACGAGGCGGTCTTCAACACCCCGTCGCACCACCGGGTCCACCACGCCTCGCAGGGCGGCTACCTGGACCGCAACTTCGGCGGCATCCTGATCGTCTGGGACCGGCTCTTCGGCTCGTTCGCGCCGGAGCGGGAGCGCTGCGTGTACGGCCTCACCAAGAACGTGGGCAGCTACAACCCGCTCCGGGTGGCCTTCCACGAGTACGCCTCGATCGCCCGGGACCTCCGCGCCGCGGTGACCTGGCGGCATCGGGCGGGGTACCTCTTCCGGGCGCCGGGCTGGCAGCCCGTACCGGGTGTGGTCAGGGCAGCCGGCCCTGCTCGACCAGACGGGCGAACCTCTTCAGCGCCTGGGTGA
- a CDS encoding SRPBCC family protein: MTDPGGVDDLREAAQPGAGEVTATVIVDAPAERVFAALLAWERQSDWIPFTRVRVVEGDGREGSRIEAVTALGRATLRDEMRVVRVDEPYEIGVVHHGQLLRGPGVLRCTQLGRARTQVVWHEWFHLPGGRAGRVAWPLLWPGSKIGLTQALKRFARLVEQGRLP, encoded by the coding sequence GTGACCGACCCCGGAGGCGTCGACGACCTTCGGGAGGCGGCCCAACCCGGTGCCGGTGAGGTGACCGCCACGGTGATCGTCGACGCTCCGGCGGAGCGGGTCTTCGCCGCGCTGCTCGCCTGGGAGCGTCAGTCCGACTGGATCCCCTTCACCCGCGTGCGGGTGGTCGAGGGCGACGGCCGCGAGGGCAGCCGGATCGAGGCGGTGACCGCGCTCGGCCGGGCCACGCTGCGCGACGAGATGCGGGTGGTCCGGGTCGACGAACCCTACGAGATCGGCGTGGTGCACCACGGCCAGTTGCTGCGCGGCCCGGGGGTGCTGCGCTGCACCCAGCTCGGCCGGGCCCGCACCCAGGTGGTCTGGCACGAGTGGTTCCACCTGCCGGGTGGCCGGGCCGGTCGGGTGGCCTGGCCGCTGCTCTGGCCCGGCTCCAAGATCGGTCTCACCCAGGCGCTGAAGAGGTTCGCCCGTCTGGTCGAGCAGGGCCGGCTGCCCTGA
- a CDS encoding DivIVA domain-containing protein has translation MGQLLLLLVVALTVAAVVFGVTVLVSGRDPGLVPAEPDSQAVALPSTRPLRESDVGAVRFDTALRGYRMAQVDQAMRRAAYDIGYKSELIGVLESEVIALREGRTDDADALRQAREQSAVKVTDADAAQPREDTPLDGDAGSGSSPVGSAGAAELPAATSSPADSDGVAPAVAPTGGDPADREQTDGVPTDGAGQRDAVVRSETA, from the coding sequence ATGGGTCAGCTTCTGCTCCTCCTGGTCGTGGCATTGACCGTCGCGGCGGTTGTCTTCGGCGTGACGGTGCTGGTCAGCGGCCGTGATCCCGGCCTGGTGCCGGCCGAGCCGGATTCCCAGGCCGTGGCGTTGCCGAGCACCCGCCCGCTGCGCGAATCCGACGTGGGGGCGGTCCGTTTCGACACCGCCCTGCGCGGGTACCGGATGGCCCAGGTCGATCAGGCGATGCGCCGTGCCGCCTACGACATCGGCTACAAGTCCGAGCTGATCGGCGTACTGGAGTCGGAGGTCATCGCGTTGCGTGAGGGGCGCACCGACGACGCGGACGCGCTGCGTCAGGCCCGCGAGCAGTCCGCCGTCAAGGTGACGGACGCCGACGCGGCACAGCCGCGCGAGGACACGCCGCTGGACGGCGACGCCGGGTCCGGCTCGTCGCCGGTCGGCTCGGCCGGCGCGGCGGAGCTGCCCGCCGCAACCTCGTCCCCGGCGGATTCCGACGGCGTCGCACCGGCCGTGGCGCCGACCGGCGGTGACCCGGCCGACCGTGAGCAGACCGACGGCGTGCCCACCGACGGTGCCGGGCAGCGCGACGCGGTGGTCCGGTCGGAGACGGCGTGA
- the folP gene encoding dihydropteroate synthase has product MAGALRLGGRTFAPGELVVMAIINRTPDSFFDRGATFAADNALRAVERAVDEGAAIIDIGGVKAGPGVEVDVAEEIRRTVDTIAAVRTAFPEVVISIDTWRAEVATEAVAAGADLLNDTWSGADPALARVAARTGAGLVCSHAGGLVPRTRPHRAAFDDVVSDVVATVTGLAERAVAEGVRPDGILIDPAHDFGKNTRHSLEITRRLDELTTTGWPVLVALSNKDFVGETLDLPVAERLEGTLAATAVSAWLGARVFRAHQVGPTRRVLDMVASIRGDRPPAATRRGLA; this is encoded by the coding sequence ATGGCGGGGGCGCTTCGGCTGGGTGGGCGCACGTTCGCCCCCGGCGAACTGGTGGTGATGGCGATCATCAACCGCACACCTGACTCGTTCTTCGACCGGGGGGCCACCTTCGCCGCCGACAACGCGCTGCGCGCGGTGGAGCGGGCGGTGGACGAGGGCGCGGCCATCATCGACATCGGCGGCGTCAAGGCCGGCCCCGGCGTGGAAGTGGACGTGGCCGAGGAGATCCGCCGCACGGTGGACACCATCGCCGCCGTCCGGACCGCGTTCCCCGAGGTGGTGATCTCCATCGACACCTGGCGCGCCGAGGTGGCGACGGAGGCCGTGGCCGCCGGCGCCGACCTGCTCAACGACACCTGGTCGGGCGCCGACCCGGCGCTGGCCCGGGTGGCCGCGCGGACCGGCGCGGGGCTGGTCTGCTCGCATGCCGGCGGCCTGGTCCCGCGGACCCGGCCGCACCGGGCCGCCTTCGACGACGTGGTCTCCGACGTGGTCGCGACGGTGACCGGGCTCGCCGAGCGCGCGGTCGCGGAGGGGGTACGCCCCGACGGGATCCTCATCGACCCGGCACACGACTTCGGCAAGAACACCAGGCACTCGCTGGAGATCACCCGACGACTGGACGAGCTGACCACGACCGGTTGGCCGGTGCTGGTGGCGCTCTCCAACAAGGACTTCGTCGGGGAGACGTTGGACCTGCCGGTGGCCGAACGCCTGGAGGGGACGCTCGCCGCGACGGCGGTGTCGGCCTGGCTGGGCGCCCGGGTCTTCCGGGCCCACCAGGTCGGCCCCACCCGCCGGGTGTTGGACATGGTGGCCTCGATCCGGGGCGACCGCCCCCCGGCTGCGACTCGCCGGGGCCTGGCCTGA
- the ndhC gene encoding NADH-quinone oxidoreductase subunit A: MTGYLGSYATLGLLLLASVLFFVTAFSANRVLRPARPADPPGKRAGYECGLDPVGADWAQMQIRYYVYAYLYVLFAVEAVFLFPWAVVFDRPGFGLVTVVEMAVFVAVLALGILYAWRRNILRWT, from the coding sequence GTGACCGGATACCTGGGCTCGTACGCGACGCTCGGGCTCTTGCTGCTCGCCAGCGTCCTGTTCTTCGTTACGGCGTTCTCGGCCAACCGGGTGTTACGTCCGGCGCGTCCGGCCGACCCACCCGGCAAGCGGGCCGGCTACGAGTGCGGGCTCGACCCGGTGGGCGCGGACTGGGCGCAGATGCAGATCCGCTACTACGTCTACGCGTACCTGTACGTGCTGTTCGCGGTCGAGGCGGTCTTCCTCTTCCCCTGGGCGGTGGTCTTCGACCGGCCGGGCTTCGGCCTGGTGACGGTGGTGGAGATGGCGGTGTTCGTGGCGGTGCTCGCGCTCGGCATCCTGTACGCCTGGCGTAGGAACATCCTGCGCTGGACCTGA
- a CDS encoding 2-oxoacid:acceptor oxidoreductase subunit alpha: MTKQIRQLDRVVIRFAGDSGDGMQLTGDRFTSETAQLGNDISTLPNFPAEIRAPAGTLPGVSSFQVHFADYDILTPGDAPNVLVAMNPAALKANLADLPRGADIIVNTDEFTKRNLAKVGYQTSPLDDESLAGYVVHPVALTSMTVGALAAFEVSKKDAERSKNMFALGLLSWMYSRPYESTLRFLERKFASRPELVAANVAAFKAGWNFGETTEDFAVRYEVKPAKMKPGTYRNITGNAALSLGLVAAGVRSGLPVFLGAYPITPASDILHELSKHKRFGVLTMQAEDEIAAVGAALGASYGGSLGVTTTSGPGVALKSETISLAVALELPLVIVDVQRAGPSTGMPTKTEQADLNMALFGRHGEAPVAVIAPRSPSDCFFAALEAARIALTYRTPVILLSDNYVANGSEPWLLPDVESLPDLRVEFATRPNGEDGSTFLPYLRDPETLARPWAIPGTPGLEHRIGGLEKADKTGDISYDPANHDFMVRTRAARIETIPVPDIEVEDPDGDARVLVLGWGSTYGPIGAACRGVRQRGLSVAQAHLRHLAPMPANLGEVLRSYDKVVIPEMNLGQLAHVIRARYLVDAISYNQVRGLPFTAAELETTLEEVLKNV, from the coding sequence GTGACCAAGCAGATCCGTCAACTCGACCGGGTCGTCATCCGGTTCGCCGGTGACTCCGGCGACGGCATGCAGTTGACCGGCGACCGGTTCACCTCGGAGACGGCGCAGCTCGGCAACGACATCTCCACGCTGCCAAACTTCCCCGCCGAGATCCGAGCCCCCGCCGGCACCCTGCCCGGCGTGTCGAGCTTCCAGGTGCACTTCGCCGACTACGACATCCTCACCCCGGGCGACGCGCCCAACGTGCTGGTGGCGATGAACCCGGCGGCCCTCAAGGCCAACCTGGCCGATCTGCCGCGCGGCGCGGACATCATCGTCAACACCGACGAGTTCACCAAGCGCAACCTCGCCAAGGTCGGCTACCAGACCAGCCCGCTGGACGACGAGTCGCTGGCCGGTTACGTCGTGCACCCGGTGGCGTTGACCTCGATGACCGTCGGTGCGCTCGCCGCGTTCGAGGTGTCCAAGAAGGACGCCGAGCGGTCGAAGAACATGTTCGCCCTCGGGTTGCTCTCCTGGATGTACTCCCGGCCCTACGAGTCGACGCTGCGCTTCCTGGAGCGCAAGTTCGCGTCCCGTCCGGAGCTGGTCGCGGCGAACGTCGCCGCCTTCAAGGCCGGTTGGAACTTCGGCGAGACCACCGAGGACTTCGCGGTCCGCTACGAGGTCAAGCCGGCGAAGATGAAGCCGGGCACCTACCGCAACATCACCGGCAACGCCGCGCTGTCGTTGGGGCTGGTCGCCGCCGGGGTGCGCTCCGGGCTGCCGGTCTTCCTCGGCGCGTACCCGATCACTCCCGCGTCGGACATCCTGCACGAGTTGAGCAAGCACAAGCGTTTCGGCGTGCTCACCATGCAGGCCGAGGACGAGATCGCCGCCGTCGGTGCCGCGCTGGGCGCGTCGTACGGCGGTTCGCTCGGCGTGACCACCACCAGCGGCCCCGGCGTGGCGCTCAAGAGCGAGACGATCTCGCTGGCGGTCGCGTTGGAGCTGCCGCTGGTCATCGTGGACGTGCAGCGGGCCGGCCCGTCGACCGGCATGCCGACCAAGACCGAGCAGGCCGACCTCAACATGGCGCTGTTCGGTCGGCACGGCGAGGCACCGGTCGCGGTCATCGCGCCCCGCTCGCCGTCGGACTGCTTCTTCGCGGCGCTCGAGGCGGCCCGGATCGCGCTGACCTACCGCACGCCGGTGATCCTGCTGTCCGACAACTACGTCGCCAACGGCTCGGAGCCGTGGTTGCTGCCCGACGTGGAGTCGCTGCCCGACCTGCGGGTCGAGTTCGCCACCAGGCCCAACGGCGAGGACGGCAGCACGTTCCTGCCCTACCTGCGCGATCCGGAGACGCTGGCCCGTCCGTGGGCCATCCCCGGCACCCCGGGGCTGGAGCACCGGATCGGCGGTCTGGAGAAGGCCGACAAGACCGGCGACATCTCCTACGACCCGGCCAACCACGACTTCATGGTGCGCACCCGGGCCGCCCGGATCGAGACGATCCCGGTGCCGGACATCGAGGTGGAGGACCCGGACGGCGACGCCCGGGTGCTGGTCCTCGGCTGGGGCTCGACGTACGGGCCGATCGGCGCCGCCTGCCGCGGCGTGCGCCAGCGCGGGCTGTCCGTCGCCCAGGCGCACCTGCGGCACCTGGCCCCGATGCCGGCCAACCTCGGTGAGGTGCTGCGCTCGTACGACAAGGTGGTCATCCCCGAGATGAACCTGGGCCAGCTCGCCCACGTCATCCGGGCCCGCTACCTGGTCGACGCGATCAGCTACAACCAGGTCCGCGGCCTTCCGTTCACGGCCGCCGAGCTGGAGACGACGCTGGAAGAGGTCCTGAAGAATGTCTGA